The region GTTGTTTTTAACAAGTACATTTGCAATTAATTTACTGTCTTTTCTGCCTTTTTTGATCAAACTGCGTTCAAAATCATTACCACTTTTTTCCTGGTCAGCCTTTCCATGTCTTACTAATATTAGCCTTTTCATTTGTTGAGTTCCTCCTGATTCCTTTTCTTAAACAACCTAAGTGCAGATAAATATATGAATTTAACGATATTTTTCCAACTTATTTTTTTATGGGTTTTACTAATATTCTGAGCGATTGGTCTCTTGAAAAATAGCTTGTGGCCCAGTTAATGAAGATAAAAAGCCGGTTTTTTACGCCAACGATAGCCATCAGATGTACAAAAATCCAAACAAGCCAGGCAAAGAAACCGGTGAATTTCCACCACGGCAGATCCACCACAGCCATATTGCGACCTATTGTGGCCATTGAACCTTTGTCTTTGTATTCAAATTTGCTTTGTTTGTTGGGCCTTAGTAAGTTTTTAGCCAGGTTCAGAGCTTGCTGTATGGCCACCTGAGCTACTTGTGGATGCCCTTTGGGGTATTTCTCTGTATACATTAACGAAAGGTCACCGAGTACATAAATATCCTTATGCTCCTTTAACTGATGGAACTCGTCTACGATAAGTCGGTTTCCGGCACCAATAGCGTTTTCATTCAATCCTTCGATTTTTCTGCCCTGAATTCCCGCAGCCCATATCAGGTTTTTTGTTTCAAAACTTTGCCCGTCTTTCAGCGTAACTTTCTCATTATCATAACCCTCTATCTGGCTGTTTAAATGTACATCAACTCCAAGTTTTCTTAAAAATTCATGGGCTTTGTCACCCGCTTTCTTCGACATACTCCCAAGTAAACGGTCTGAGGCTTCGAATAGCATTACATTCATTAAACTGAAATCAATTTCAGGGTAATCTTTAGGAAGTATATGGTTGCGCATTTCGGCTATAGCTCCGGCCAGTTCAACACCAGTAGGACCGCCGCCAACAATAGCAATTGACAGAAGCTGGTGTTTTTTGGTTTTATCGTTTTCGAACATAGCTTTTTCAAATGACTGCAAAATACGATTGCGAAGGTAAATTGCCTCTGCAGTCGTTTTCATCGATAAACCATTGTTCTGTAATTCTTTATTACCAAAAAAGTTTGTGTATGCACCCATGGCCAGC is a window of Salinivirga cyanobacteriivorans DNA encoding:
- a CDS encoding NAD(P)/FAD-dependent oxidoreductase, giving the protein MDKFNIPDSNKERIVIAGVGFAGLKLARKLVGAKYQVILLDKRNFHQFQPLFYQVATAGLEPSSISFPVRKLFQKKNNIHYRNTDLKSINTGNKSIETDFGTLRYDKLVLAMGAYTNFFGNKELQNNGLSMKTTAEAIYLRNRILQSFEKAMFENDKTKKHQLLSIAIVGGGPTGVELAGAIAEMRNHILPKDYPEIDFSLMNVMLFEASDRLLGSMSKKAGDKAHEFLRKLGVDVHLNSQIEGYDNEKVTLKDGQSFETKNLIWAAGIQGRKIEGLNENAIGAGNRLIVDEFHQLKEHKDIYVLGDLSLMYTEKYPKGHPQVAQVAIQQALNLAKNLLRPNKQSKFEYKDKGSMATIGRNMAVVDLPWWKFTGFFAWLVWIFVHLMAIVGVKNRLFIFINWATSYFSRDQSLRILVKPIKK